The following proteins come from a genomic window of Salinicoccus sp. RF5:
- the rpoC gene encoding DNA-directed RNA polymerase subunit beta', translating into MIDVNRFQYMKIGLASSEKIRSWSFGEVKKPETINYRTLKPERDGLFCEKIFGPTKDWECSCGKYKRVRYKGMVCDRCGVEVTRSKVRRERMGHIELAAPVSHIWYFKGIPSRMGLLLDMSPRSLEEVIYFASYAVIKPGSTGLEPKQLLTEREYREYYDKHGNTFTAKMGAEAIKELLMDVNLEEELEALRKELETATGQRLTRAIKRLEVVESFRSSGNDPSWMILDVLPIIPPEIRPMVQLDGGRFATSDLNDLYRRVINRNNRLKRLLDLGAPGIIVQNEKRMLQEAVDALIDNGRRGRPVTGPGNRPLKSLSHMLKGKQGRFRQNLLGKRVDYSGRSVIVVGPSLKMYQCGLPKEMALELFKPFVMKELVEREMATNIKNAKGKIERMEDDVWDVLEDVIKEHPVLLNRAPTLHRLGIQAFEATLVEGRAIRLHPLVTTAYNADFDGDQMAVHVPLSKEAQAEARMLMLAAQNILNPKDGKPVVTPSQDMVLGNYYLTLERENTKREGHIFKDTNEVVMAYQNGYVQLHTRIGLHTNSLETEKVSEENKGKILMTTTGKVIFNEIMPPSFPYLNEPTRENLEDKTPDRYFVSVSELGEGGLAERLKETPIVEPFNKKYLGQIIAEVFNKFHITETSVMLDLMKDLGFKYSSKAGITVGVSDIVVLPDKQQIIDETEEKVEKVQKQFARGLITEDERYGAVIELWTRAKDVIQERLMASLHRLNPIFMMSDSGARGNASNFTQLAGMRGLMANPSGQIIELPIKSSFREGLTVLEYFISTHGARKGLADTALKTADSGYLTRRLVDVAQDVIVRDDDCGTDKGLLVSALTEGSELIEPFIDRLEGRYSKETVRHPETKEILVRSNELITTELAKEIVNSGIEEMYIRSAFTCNTRHGVCERCYGKNLATGEKVEVGEAVGTIAAQSIGEPGTQLTMRTFHTGGVAGSDITQGLPRIQELFEARNPKGQAMISEIRGAVTDIEVVKDRQQEIKIKGEQETKTYTAPATARLLVEVGDQIEPGQILTEGSIEPKELLAVAGLNRTQEYLLKEVQKVYRMQGVEIDDKHVEVMVRQMLRKVRIIDAGDTTLLPGALVDIHAFTDANKEIFKKRKRPATAKPVLLGITKASLETESFLSAASFQETTRVLTDAAIKGKRDELLGLKENVIIGKLIPAGTGMPKYRDVEIDVERNTEAADKEEVLIEE; encoded by the coding sequence TTGATAGATGTAAATAGATTTCAATATATGAAAATAGGTCTTGCTTCATCAGAAAAGATCCGCTCATGGTCCTTTGGTGAAGTGAAGAAGCCTGAAACAATCAATTACAGAACATTGAAGCCTGAAAGGGACGGCCTTTTCTGTGAAAAGATCTTCGGTCCTACGAAGGACTGGGAGTGCAGCTGTGGAAAATACAAGCGTGTAAGGTATAAAGGCATGGTCTGTGACCGTTGTGGTGTCGAAGTGACACGCTCCAAAGTACGCCGGGAAAGGATGGGGCACATTGAACTTGCTGCCCCTGTCTCCCATATATGGTACTTCAAGGGCATCCCGTCCAGGATGGGACTGCTCCTCGACATGTCACCGCGTTCACTGGAAGAAGTCATCTACTTTGCTTCCTATGCAGTAATCAAACCGGGCTCCACAGGTCTTGAACCGAAGCAGCTCCTCACTGAGCGTGAGTACAGGGAATACTATGACAAACACGGCAACACGTTCACAGCCAAGATGGGTGCGGAAGCGATCAAGGAACTCCTTATGGACGTCAACCTTGAAGAAGAACTCGAAGCACTGAGGAAAGAGCTGGAAACTGCTACGGGGCAGCGCCTGACAAGGGCAATCAAACGCCTTGAAGTCGTTGAATCATTCCGCAGTTCCGGCAATGACCCATCATGGATGATCCTCGATGTCCTGCCGATCATCCCACCGGAAATCCGTCCAATGGTGCAGCTTGATGGGGGCCGCTTTGCAACAAGCGATCTGAATGACCTCTATCGTCGTGTAATCAACCGAAACAACCGCCTGAAGCGTCTGTTGGACCTCGGTGCTCCCGGCATCATCGTCCAGAATGAGAAGCGCATGCTTCAGGAAGCGGTGGATGCACTCATCGATAACGGCCGTCGCGGCCGTCCGGTGACAGGACCGGGGAACCGCCCGCTCAAATCGCTTTCCCACATGCTCAAAGGGAAGCAGGGTCGTTTCCGTCAGAACCTTCTTGGTAAGCGTGTCGACTATTCAGGCCGTTCCGTAATCGTTGTTGGACCAAGCTTGAAGATGTATCAATGCGGACTGCCGAAGGAAATGGCACTTGAACTCTTCAAGCCGTTCGTAATGAAAGAGCTTGTAGAACGTGAAATGGCGACAAACATCAAAAACGCCAAAGGCAAGATCGAGCGTATGGAAGATGATGTATGGGATGTTCTTGAAGATGTCATCAAAGAACACCCTGTCCTCCTCAACCGTGCACCAACGCTCCACCGTCTGGGTATCCAGGCGTTCGAGGCGACGCTTGTCGAAGGCCGCGCCATCCGTCTGCACCCACTGGTGACGACGGCGTACAATGCCGACTTCGATGGAGACCAGATGGCGGTACACGTGCCGCTCTCCAAAGAAGCACAGGCGGAAGCGCGCATGCTGATGCTCGCTGCCCAGAACATCCTCAATCCGAAGGACGGGAAGCCGGTTGTTACACCATCACAGGATATGGTGCTGGGGAACTACTATCTCACCCTCGAGAGGGAGAACACGAAACGTGAAGGACACATCTTCAAAGATACGAATGAAGTTGTAATGGCCTACCAGAATGGCTATGTGCAGCTTCATACACGCATCGGACTGCACACGAATTCACTCGAGACGGAGAAGGTCTCCGAAGAGAATAAAGGCAAGATCCTGATGACGACGACAGGCAAGGTCATCTTCAACGAGATCATGCCGCCATCCTTCCCATACCTCAATGAACCGACAAGGGAAAACCTTGAGGATAAGACTCCGGACCGCTACTTCGTTTCAGTATCGGAGCTTGGTGAAGGCGGGTTGGCAGAGAGGCTCAAGGAGACGCCGATCGTGGAACCTTTCAACAAGAAGTACCTGGGTCAGATCATCGCGGAAGTATTCAACAAGTTCCACATCACAGAAACATCCGTAATGCTCGACCTCATGAAGGACCTCGGCTTCAAGTATTCTTCCAAAGCCGGAATCACCGTAGGTGTATCCGATATCGTGGTCCTGCCGGATAAACAGCAGATCATTGATGAGACAGAAGAGAAGGTCGAAAAAGTGCAGAAGCAGTTTGCACGCGGTCTGATCACTGAAGACGAGCGCTATGGTGCCGTCATCGAACTCTGGACGAGAGCCAAGGACGTCATCCAGGAACGCCTGATGGCATCACTCCACCGTCTGAACCCAATCTTCATGATGAGTGATTCCGGTGCCCGTGGTAATGCGTCCAACTTCACCCAGCTTGCTGGTATGCGTGGACTCATGGCCAACCCATCCGGACAGATCATCGAACTCCCGATCAAGTCCAGCTTCCGTGAAGGGCTGACGGTACTCGAGTACTTCATTTCCACACACGGGGCGCGTAAAGGTCTTGCCGATACAGCACTCAAGACGGCCGACTCCGGTTATCTCACAAGAAGGCTTGTTGATGTGGCACAGGATGTCATCGTGCGTGATGACGACTGTGGTACGGACAAAGGCCTCCTCGTTTCTGCATTGACAGAAGGGTCCGAGCTCATCGAACCGTTCATCGACCGTCTGGAAGGGCGCTATTCGAAAGAAACGGTGAGACATCCTGAAACGAAAGAAATCCTTGTGCGTTCAAACGAACTCATCACCACAGAACTGGCGAAGGAGATCGTGAACAGCGGCATCGAAGAGATGTACATCCGCTCTGCCTTCACATGCAACACCCGTCATGGTGTTTGTGAGCGCTGCTATGGTAAAAACCTGGCGACAGGCGAAAAAGTCGAAGTGGGTGAAGCAGTCGGTACAATCGCTGCCCAATCCATCGGTGAACCGGGTACACAGCTTACAATGCGTACATTCCACACAGGTGGGGTTGCCGGAAGCGATATTACCCAGGGTCTCCCGCGTATCCAGGAGCTCTTCGAGGCACGTAATCCAAAAGGTCAGGCGATGATTTCAGAAATCCGCGGAGCCGTTACGGATATCGAAGTCGTCAAGGACCGCCAGCAGGAGATCAAGATCAAGGGCGAGCAGGAGACGAAGACCTACACAGCACCGGCGACAGCGCGTCTGCTCGTGGAAGTTGGAGATCAGATCGAACCCGGCCAGATCCTTACAGAAGGTTCGATAGAACCGAAGGAACTCCTTGCGGTAGCGGGCTTGAACCGCACACAGGAATATCTTCTCAAGGAAGTTCAGAAGGTATACCGCATGCAGGGTGTTGAAATCGACGATAAGCACGTCGAGGTCATGGTCAGACAGATGCTCAGGAAAGTCAGGATCATCGATGCTGGAGACACGACGCTCCTTCCAGGTGCACTTGTCGACATCCATGCGTTTACGGATGCAAACAAGGAAATCTTCAAGAAGCGTAAACGTCCAGCAACGGCGAAACCGGTACTGCTCGGAATCACGAAAGCATCCCTTGAAACAGAGAGCTTCCTCTCTGCAGCCAGCTTCCAGGAAACGACAAGAGTACTTACAGATGCTGCAATCAAAGGAAAACGGGATGAACTTCTCGGCCTCAAGGAAAATGTCATCATCGGTAAGCTGATTCCGGCAGGAACAGGCATGCCGAAGTACCGCGATGTCGAGATCGATGTCGAAAGAAATACTGAAGCAGCCGATAAGGAAGAAGTATTGATAGAAGAATAA
- the rpsL gene encoding 30S ribosomal protein S12 codes for MPTINQLVRKPRQSKGQKSDSPALNRGFNSLKKRVTHENAPQKRGVCTRVGTMTPKKPNSALRKYARVRLSNNVEVNAYIPGIGHNLQEHSVVLIRGGRVKDLPGVRYHIVRGALDTSGVNDRRQGRSLYGTKRPKKK; via the coding sequence ATGCCAACGATTAATCAGCTTGTAAGAAAACCTCGTCAATCAAAAGGACAGAAATCAGACTCACCAGCATTGAACAGAGGGTTCAACAGCCTTAAGAAGCGTGTGACACACGAAAATGCACCACAGAAACGCGGTGTTTGTACTCGTGTTGGAACAATGACTCCTAAGAAACCGAACTCCGCTCTGCGTAAATATGCACGTGTGAGACTTTCAAATAATGTTGAAGTGAACGCATATATTCCTGGAATCGGGCACAACCTGCAAGAACACAGTGTAGTACTTATTCGCGGTGGACGTGTAAAGGACCTTCCTGGTGTGCGTTACCATATCGTACGTGGTGCGCTTGATACTTCAGGTGTCAACGACCGCAGACAAGGCCGTTCACTCTACGGTACTAAACGCCCTAAGAAAAAATAA
- the rpsG gene encoding 30S ribosomal protein S7, which translates to MPRKGPVAKRDVLPDPIHNSKLVTKLINKMMVDGKRGTSQRILYSAFDLVQERSGRDAIEVFDEAIENIMPVLEVKARRVGGSNYQVPVEVRADRRTTLGLRWLVNYARLRGEKTMEERLANEILDAANNTGGAVKKREDTHKMAEANRAFAHYRW; encoded by the coding sequence ATGCCACGTAAAGGACCAGTTGCCAAAAGAGACGTATTGCCGGATCCGATTCACAATTCCAAACTTGTGACTAAGCTTATCAATAAAATGATGGTGGACGGAAAACGCGGTACATCCCAAAGAATTCTCTATTCAGCATTTGATCTTGTACAGGAACGTTCTGGCAGGGATGCAATCGAAGTTTTTGATGAAGCGATCGAGAACATCATGCCGGTACTTGAAGTTAAAGCACGCCGTGTAGGTGGTTCAAACTACCAGGTGCCAGTAGAGGTACGTGCAGACCGCCGTACAACTCTCGGACTTCGTTGGCTCGTGAACTACGCACGTCTGCGTGGGGAAAAGACAATGGAAGAGCGCCTAGCGAACGAAATTCTTGATGCTGCCAACAATACAGGCGGAGCCGTCAAGAAACGTGAAGACACACACAAGATGGCTGAAGCAAACAGGGCATTCGCTCACTACCGCTGGTAG
- the fusA gene encoding elongation factor G encodes MAREFSLDKTRNIGIMAHIDAGKTTTTERILYYTGRIHKIGETHEGASQMDWMEQEQERGITITSAATTAQWDGHRVNIIDTPGHVDFTVEVERSLRVLDGAVTVLDAQSGVEPQTETVWRQATTYGVPRVVFINKMDKVGADFEYSVSTLRDRLQANAHPIQLPIGAEDDFNGIIDLVEMKAFKYNNDLGTEIDEIEIPADYQDKAEELRESLIEGLADVNEDVMEKYLGGEEISVAELKAAIRQATCDVEFYPVMCGTAFKNKGVQLLLNATIDYLPSPLDVKPIVGHKKGDEDAEIIAKPDDSEPFAALAFKVMTDPFVGKLTFFRVYSGTLDAGSYIRNTTKDKRERVGRILQMHANSRQEISTVYSGDIAAAIGLKDTGTGDTLCDEKNQVILESMDFPEPVIHLSVEPKSKADQDKMSNALVKLQEEDPTFTAHTDNETGQVIIGGMGELHLDILVDRMKREFKVDCNVGAPMVSYRETFKKQASVQGKFTRQSGGRGQYGDVHVEFTPNEVGGGFEFENAIVGGVVPREYIPSVEAGIRDAMENGVLAGYPMVDVKAKLFDGSYHDVDSSEMAFKVAASLALKEAAKVCDPVILEPMMKVEIVMPEEYMGDIMGDVTSRRGRVEGMAARGNAQVVNAFVPLSEMFGYATNLRSNTQGRGTYTMTFDHYEEVPKSISEEIIKKNKGE; translated from the coding sequence ATGGCAAGAGAATTCTCTTTAGATAAAACGCGTAATATCGGTATCATGGCCCACATCGATGCTGGTAAGACGACGACGACTGAACGTATTCTTTATTATACAGGCCGCATCCACAAGATTGGTGAAACTCACGAAGGTGCATCCCAGATGGACTGGATGGAGCAGGAACAGGAACGTGGAATCACGATCACATCCGCTGCCACAACAGCGCAGTGGGACGGTCACCGCGTCAACATCATCGATACACCTGGACACGTAGACTTCACTGTAGAAGTTGAACGGTCCCTCCGTGTACTTGATGGTGCAGTAACAGTTCTTGATGCCCAATCAGGTGTCGAGCCGCAGACTGAAACAGTCTGGAGACAGGCTACGACATACGGCGTTCCACGTGTTGTATTCATCAACAAGATGGACAAAGTCGGTGCGGACTTCGAATATTCAGTAAGTACCCTCAGAGACCGACTGCAGGCGAATGCCCACCCGATCCAGCTGCCGATTGGTGCTGAAGATGACTTCAATGGCATCATCGATCTGGTAGAAATGAAGGCATTCAAGTACAACAACGACCTGGGTACGGAAATCGACGAAATCGAAATACCGGCTGACTACCAGGACAAAGCGGAAGAACTCAGAGAAAGCCTGATTGAAGGCCTCGCTGACGTGAATGAAGACGTCATGGAAAAATACCTGGGTGGAGAAGAAATTTCAGTTGCAGAACTCAAAGCTGCAATCCGCCAGGCGACATGTGATGTCGAGTTCTACCCTGTAATGTGCGGTACAGCCTTCAAGAACAAAGGGGTACAACTGCTCCTTAATGCAACAATCGACTATCTGCCATCACCACTTGATGTAAAACCTATCGTTGGACACAAAAAAGGTGACGAAGATGCGGAAATCATTGCGAAGCCGGATGATTCCGAACCATTTGCTGCACTTGCATTCAAAGTAATGACAGACCCGTTCGTGGGTAAACTTACTTTCTTCCGTGTGTACTCCGGTACACTGGACGCAGGTTCCTACATCAGGAATACTACGAAAGACAAGCGTGAGCGTGTCGGACGTATCCTGCAGATGCATGCGAACTCCCGTCAGGAGATCTCCACAGTCTACTCTGGAGATATCGCAGCAGCAATCGGACTCAAAGATACTGGTACAGGAGATACGCTGTGTGATGAAAAGAATCAAGTTATTCTTGAGTCCATGGACTTCCCTGAACCGGTTATCCACCTGTCTGTAGAACCGAAATCCAAAGCTGACCAGGACAAGATGTCCAACGCCCTCGTCAAGCTTCAGGAAGAGGACCCTACATTCACAGCCCACACTGATAATGAGACTGGACAGGTCATCATCGGTGGTATGGGTGAGCTTCACCTCGACATCCTTGTCGACCGTATGAAGCGTGAATTCAAAGTTGACTGTAACGTAGGTGCACCAATGGTATCCTACCGTGAAACATTCAAGAAGCAGGCTTCTGTACAAGGTAAATTCACACGTCAATCCGGCGGCCGCGGCCAATACGGTGACGTTCATGTTGAATTCACACCTAACGAAGTCGGTGGCGGTTTCGAGTTCGAAAACGCAATCGTCGGTGGTGTGGTACCACGTGAATATATCCCATCCGTAGAAGCAGGTATCAGGGATGCCATGGAAAACGGTGTGCTTGCCGGCTACCCTATGGTAGACGTCAAAGCGAAACTCTTCGATGGTTCCTACCACGATGTCGACTCCTCTGAGATGGCCTTCAAGGTGGCTGCATCCCTGGCACTCAAAGAAGCTGCCAAGGTTTGTGACCCTGTAATCCTTGAGCCGATGATGAAGGTTGAAATCGTAATGCCTGAAGAGTACATGGGAGACATCATGGGTGACGTTACAAGCCGTCGTGGCCGTGTCGAAGGTATGGCTGCACGCGGTAACGCCCAAGTCGTCAACGCATTCGTTCCACTGTCCGAAATGTTCGGATATGCGACCAACCTGCGTTCAAACACGCAAGGCCGCGGAACTTATACAATGACATTCGATCACTATGAAGAAGTGCCGAAATCAATCTCTGAAGAAATCATCAAGAAAAACAAAGGTGAATAA
- the tuf gene encoding elongation factor Tu encodes MAKEKFDRSKTHANIGTIGHVDHGKTTLTAAIATVLAKRGPGEAQSYDMIDNAPEEKERGITINTSHIEYETEKRHYAHVDCPGHADYVKNMITGAAQMDGGILVVSAADGPMPQTREHILLSKNVGVPALVVFLNKVDMVDDEELLELVEMEVRELLSEYDFPGDDIPVIAGSALKALEGDEEYEDKILELMQAVDDYIPTPERDSDKPFMMPVEDVFSITGRGTVATGRVDRGQIKVGDEVEIIGLAEESSKTTVTGVEMFRKLLDYAEAGDNIGALLRGVSRDDIQRGQVLAAPGSITPHTEFKAEVYVLSKEEGGRHTPFFNNYRPQFYFRTTDVTGVVNLPEGTEMVMPGDNVEMTVQLISPIAIEDGTRFSIREGGRTVGSGVVTDIIK; translated from the coding sequence ATGGCAAAAGAAAAATTCGACCGTTCCAAAACACATGCCAATATTGGTACAATTGGTCACGTTGACCATGGTAAAACAACTCTGACAGCTGCTATCGCGACTGTTCTTGCTAAAAGAGGTCCAGGTGAAGCTCAGAGCTATGACATGATCGACAACGCACCAGAAGAAAAAGAACGTGGAATCACAATCAACACTTCCCACATCGAGTATGAAACTGAAAAGCGTCACTATGCGCACGTTGACTGCCCAGGACACGCTGACTACGTTAAAAACATGATCACTGGTGCAGCTCAAATGGACGGCGGTATCCTCGTTGTTTCTGCAGCAGACGGTCCAATGCCACAAACACGTGAGCACATCCTGCTCTCCAAAAACGTTGGCGTACCTGCGCTTGTTGTATTCCTCAACAAAGTTGACATGGTAGACGACGAAGAGCTTCTTGAACTCGTAGAAATGGAAGTGCGTGAACTGCTTTCCGAATACGACTTCCCTGGCGATGACATCCCAGTAATCGCTGGTTCTGCCCTCAAAGCACTTGAAGGCGACGAAGAGTACGAAGATAAAATTCTTGAACTCATGCAGGCAGTGGATGACTATATCCCAACTCCAGAGCGTGACTCCGACAAGCCATTCATGATGCCAGTAGAGGACGTATTCTCCATCACTGGCCGCGGTACAGTTGCAACAGGCCGTGTTGACCGTGGACAAATCAAAGTCGGTGACGAAGTTGAAATCATCGGTCTTGCTGAAGAGTCCTCCAAAACAACTGTTACAGGTGTTGAAATGTTCCGTAAGCTTCTTGATTATGCTGAAGCTGGCGACAACATCGGTGCACTTCTCCGTGGTGTATCCCGTGACGACATCCAACGTGGCCAAGTACTTGCTGCGCCTGGATCCATCACTCCACACACAGAGTTCAAAGCAGAAGTTTATGTACTTTCAAAAGAAGAAGGTGGACGTCACACTCCATTCTTCAACAATTACCGCCCACAGTTCTACTTCCGTACTACGGACGTAACTGGTGTAGTAAACCTTCCTGAAGGTACTGAAATGGTTATGCCTGGCGACAACGTTGAAATGACAGTTCAACTCATTTCTCCAATCGCTATCGAAGACGGTACACGTTTCTCCATCCGTGAAGGTGGACGTACTGTTGGATCAGGTGTTGTAACTGACATCATCAAATAA
- a CDS encoding M20 family metallopeptidase — translation MMDLTNEIEQHYEDMVAIRRHMHMHPEVSFEEENTKRYIYEQIRDLGFDIRQDVGGNGIVARLHVNDDYKTVGLRADFDALPIQDEKDVPYRSTNPGVMHACGHDAHTAMLITAARILAAHKEELPVNVVLIHQHAEELLPGGAKAMIEDGALEDVDYVFGTHVSSLYPVGTLSYTYDYAFASADAFSIEIEGRGGHGAEPHEAIDPVVAAASLIQQMQSIVSRTIDPLKSAVVTVSTFNGGSSFNVIPNTVEISGTIRTFEKEVKERVRQRMEGIIRGIESSFDVKCHLKYTDGYPSLLNDNDQLDHTLNVLKDASYVKTCEENPPSMGGEDFSYFLQERPGCYFYTGVRNTDIGADRPHHHPLFDIDERGMKAGVEALIRIVTGFE, via the coding sequence ATGATGGACCTGACCAATGAAATAGAACAGCACTATGAGGATATGGTCGCCATACGCCGCCATATGCACATGCACCCTGAAGTATCGTTTGAAGAGGAGAATACGAAACGTTATATATATGAACAGATCAGGGACCTCGGCTTTGATATCCGTCAGGATGTAGGCGGTAATGGCATTGTCGCGCGTCTCCATGTAAATGACGACTATAAGACGGTCGGACTGCGCGCCGACTTCGATGCCCTGCCCATCCAGGACGAAAAGGATGTCCCCTACAGATCGACCAACCCGGGTGTGATGCATGCTTGCGGCCATGATGCCCACACGGCGATGCTGATTACAGCAGCCCGCATACTGGCCGCACACAAAGAGGAACTCCCCGTCAACGTGGTCCTCATCCACCAGCATGCAGAAGAGCTGCTTCCTGGAGGCGCAAAAGCGATGATTGAGGACGGAGCCTTGGAAGATGTCGATTATGTATTCGGAACGCACGTCTCCAGCCTCTATCCCGTCGGCACCCTCTCATATACCTATGACTATGCATTTGCGAGTGCCGATGCATTTTCTATCGAGATAGAAGGACGGGGCGGCCATGGCGCTGAGCCTCATGAGGCAATCGATCCTGTTGTTGCTGCAGCCTCCCTCATCCAGCAGATGCAGAGCATCGTCTCAAGAACCATAGATCCGCTGAAATCTGCTGTCGTCACCGTATCTACCTTCAATGGAGGGTCCTCCTTCAATGTCATTCCAAATACCGTTGAAATCAGCGGTACAATCAGGACCTTCGAAAAGGAAGTCAAAGAAAGGGTACGGCAGCGCATGGAAGGCATCATCCGCGGGATTGAGTCGAGCTTCGACGTCAAATGCCATCTCAAATACACAGATGGCTATCCTTCACTGCTCAATGACAATGATCAGCTAGACCACACATTGAATGTATTGAAGGATGCCAGCTACGTTAAGACCTGTGAGGAGAACCCACCATCCATGGGGGGAGAAGACTTCTCCTACTTCCTGCAGGAAAGGCCGGGATGCTACTTCTATACAGGAGTAAGAAACACAGATATCGGTGCCGACCGCCCCCATCATCATCCGCTATTCGATATTGATGAGCGCGGCATGAAAGCCGGTGTCGAAGCACTCATAAGGATAGTGACTGGGTTTGAATAG
- a CDS encoding M20 family metallopeptidase → MEIAMIERLTETHYNEMVRLRRHFHMYPELSFHEVQTPAYIAEYLRELGLDVQEGVGGRGVVGRLITDPSLPTVALRADFDALPIQDQKDVPYRSTVPGVMHACGHDAHTAVLLTVARILSENREHLKGNVVFIHQHAEEVDPGGAIQMIADGCLEDVDVIFGQHVTSSLDVGTIGYKYGTATGMPDDFTIKIHGRGGHASKPHVATDPVAAAISFCNQLQYIVTRKSKPMEPVVLSITMFNGGHQHNIIPDEVEVGGTIRTFNAETQNVMITELKKCLEGLVTTTGISYDLDYMKGYPPVVNTTDETDLVLAAAKQVSTVKEVQELEPDLGGEDFSYYLQRVPGTFYYTGTRNPNFKADYPHHHGKFDIDEKGLTNAVSVMLKSVFNYLEKESYE, encoded by the coding sequence ATGGAAATAGCAATGATAGAACGTCTGACGGAAACCCACTACAATGAGATGGTGCGTCTGCGCCGCCATTTCCACATGTATCCCGAACTTTCATTCCATGAGGTCCAGACGCCCGCATATATTGCCGAATACCTGCGGGAACTGGGCCTCGATGTGCAGGAAGGCGTCGGTGGACGCGGTGTCGTCGGCAGGCTGATCACCGACCCTTCCCTGCCTACTGTAGCACTGCGGGCTGATTTCGACGCCCTTCCCATCCAGGACCAGAAGGATGTGCCGTACAGGTCCACTGTCCCCGGAGTCATGCATGCATGCGGACACGATGCCCACACGGCTGTGCTGCTCACTGTGGCACGCATCCTCTCGGAGAATAGGGAGCATCTGAAGGGTAACGTGGTCTTCATCCACCAGCATGCCGAAGAAGTGGATCCCGGCGGCGCCATACAGATGATTGCCGATGGATGTCTGGAAGATGTCGATGTCATTTTCGGACAGCATGTCACCAGCAGTCTTGATGTCGGCACCATCGGATATAAATACGGCACGGCCACAGGCATGCCTGATGATTTCACCATAAAAATACACGGACGCGGAGGACATGCCTCAAAACCGCATGTGGCCACCGACCCCGTGGCAGCGGCGATCTCTTTCTGCAATCAGCTGCAGTACATCGTCACCCGCAAATCGAAACCGATGGAACCGGTCGTCCTGTCCATCACGATGTTCAACGGCGGACACCAGCATAACATCATCCCGGACGAGGTCGAAGTCGGAGGGACCATCCGCACCTTCAATGCCGAGACGCAGAATGTCATGATCACAGAGCTGAAGAAGTGTCTCGAAGGGCTGGTCACCACTACAGGCATCTCCTATGACCTTGATTACATGAAGGGGTATCCGCCTGTAGTAAATACGACTGATGAGACGGATCTTGTACTGGCGGCGGCAAAGCAGGTCTCCACCGTGAAGGAAGTCCAGGAGCTGGAACCGGACCTCGGCGGCGAGGACTTCTCCTACTACCTGCAGCGTGTGCCCGGCACCTTCTACTACACCGGGACACGGAACCCCAACTTCAAAGCGGACTACCCGCATCATCATGGCAAATTCGACATTGATGAAAAGGGCCTGACGAACGCAGTGTCCGTCATGCTGAAATCCGTATTCAACTATCTGGAAAAGGAGTCTTACGAATGA